The genome window GGCGGGCAGCCCCTCCAGGGTCTCCCGCGCCCGGGCAGCGGCGCGCTGCCGCTCGGCCGGACGGCTGGCGTCGAGGGCGGCGAAGAGCTCGCCCTGCACCGTGGCGCAGAGGCTGCCCACCTCCTCGCCGAGGGCCTCCGCCAGCTCCGCCACGGGCTCGGAGTCCGGGAGGGAGGACGCGGTGGCCTCGAAGATCTCCGCGCCCACCTCGAAGTCGAGGAGGCAGGCCTCGTTCGCCTCGGCCTTGCCCTCCTCGATGTTGGCGATCATCCGCTCGAGGGAGGTCACCGCGGCGCCGGCGAGCTCCGGCGCCACCAGGGCGTGGTCCCCCGTCGCCTCGCCGATCCGCTCGAAGGCCGCCAGCAGGTACCCCACCAGCACGTGGAGGTGGGAGAAGCCCATCAACCCCGAGACCCCCTTGAGGTTGTGCACGTGGGCCGCCAGCCGCTCCAGCTCCGCCCGCCCGAGGGCCTGCCCCCGATGCGCCGGGGCGAGCAGCTCCCGGATGTGACCCAGGTGATCCCGCGCCTCCTCCAGGAAGGAGTCGAGGAGCTCGGGATCACCTTTCACTCGATGTCACCCTCGGTCTCGTCACCGCGCACGCGTTCGCGCACGCGCTCGCGCTCGGCTTCTCCCGGGTCCCCCTCGTCGTCATCTTCCTTCGTGGAGCCCCCGTGCGCGTGCGCGTGCGCGTGCTCGTGCGCGTGCTCGTGCGCGTGCTCGTGCGCGTCTTCACCCGGAGTCTCCTCGGCCCCCTCGCCGGTCGAGCGCTCCCCGTGGACCCGGCCCAACGCCTCCTCGAACAGCTCCCCGACCCGCGCCCGCGCCATCTCCGCCGCCGCCTCCAGCGCGTCGCGCTCGGGATCCTCTCCCTCCGCGCGCTTCTGGGCGGCCAGCAAGGCCTCCAGCCGGGCCAGCGAGGACTCGATCTCGTCGCGGCGCTCGAGGAGGGTCCGCTTCACCTCCTCGGTGAGCTCGCGCTCCACCTTGAAGGCGGCGATGGCCTCCATCAGCCTTCCCGAGAGGGTCTGCAGCTGCTCCACCGCCTCGGAGGTCAGGCCCACCTGATCGGCGGTCTCGCCCGCGACCCGGCGGATGTCCTCGACCATCTCCACCAGGTGGCCGGTGCCCATGGCGTGCTCCTTGGCCGAGGCGTGGATCTCCTCGATGAGGAGGTTGGAGCGCCCCACCACCTGCCGGATGTCGGCCAGGCTGCGCCCCGCCGAGTCGGCCATCCGCACGCCGCCCTCGACCTTGGTGCGCACGCCCTCCATCGCCTCGGCCAGCTCTCCCACGCCGGCCTGGATGCCGTCGATCAGGCGGGCGATCTCCCGGGCCGAGGAGCTCGAGCGCTCGGCGAGCTTGCGCACCTCCTCGGCCACCACCGCGAAGCCCTTGCCGGCGACGCCGGCCCGCGAGGCCTCGATGGCCGAGTTCAGGGCGAGCATGTTCGTCTGGGCCGAGATGTCCTCGATCAGCTCCACGGCCTGGTTGATCTCCAGCGAGCGATCTCCCAGCTCCTTGAGGCGGCGGGCGGCGAGGGCCACGTCCTGGCGGATGGCGTGCATGCCCTGCACGGTGTCGTCCACGGCGGCGGCCCCCTCCGAGGCGGCATCCGTGGCGCGGCGGGCCGCGTCGAGCGCCGCGTCCGAGGCCTCGGCCACGGTGCGCATCGAGCTGGCCACCACCCGCATGTGCTCGGCGGCGCCGTCGATGCGGGCGCCCTGGAGGGTCGCGCCCTCGTCCACCCGGGCCTGGGCGGCGCGGATCGCCTCGGCGGCGTCGGCGACCTCCTGGGCCGAGTCGCGCACCTCCACCGCCAGACCACCGATCGAGCCCAGCATCTGGTTGAGGGCCTCGCCCACCGAGCCCAGGGCGCCCTCCGTCCGCTCCACCCGCACCGAGAGGTCGCCCTGGCTGGCCCGGGAGACCTGGGCGAGCAAGCTGACGATGCTGGCCTGCAGGCGCTCCTTGTCCTCCTCGGACTGGATCAGGCCGACGATGCGGTCGAGCATGGCGTTCACCGCGCGGGCGAGCTCGCCGAGCTCACCGCTGACCCTCACCGTCGAGCGCTCGTCGTACTCGCCGTCCCGGATGCGCTCGGCCACCCGGGTCAGATCGCGGATCGGGCGCACGACCCGCCGGCTGACCATCACCACCGCCAGCAGCGCCACCGCCAGGGTGAG of Deltaproteobacteria bacterium contains these proteins:
- a CDS encoding methyl-accepting chemotaxis protein, whose amino-acid sequence is MSQGRRRRSEPGGQQLFARVQFLLVTFLVLVAAAPVGIVLLGYGQVRQDLGELGRQLESLEADTRSARSKGEQEIGRAMERAHETLESALRLQWRERTVDLVEDVERALLALPAAERTAARLAAQKSLIEIRDRNLPDRGQAALVDFESRKLLLHQVHDPGTPLAVLPELAALIEQEAVNLRSAINLARPPAPPPAGPGEGEGEARPEPPAPTPEPTGLPGSRTVVTRTFEEGERWMWLVTPIRGTSYLLALRLSLSGAGSVLFEEIPEAIRESQEEQVARLGRLEEMVKDFRRRRDGLQQILDRGLLFGGLLTLAVALLAVVMVSRRVVRPIRDLTRVAERIRDGEYDERSTVRVSGELGELARAVNAMLDRIVGLIQSEEDKERLQASIVSLLAQVSRASQGDLSVRVERTEGALGSVGEALNQMLGSIGGLAVEVRDSAQEVADAAEAIRAAQARVDEGATLQGARIDGAAEHMRVVASSMRTVAEASDAALDAARRATDAASEGAAAVDDTVQGMHAIRQDVALAARRLKELGDRSLEINQAVELIEDISAQTNMLALNSAIEASRAGVAGKGFAVVAEEVRKLAERSSSSAREIARLIDGIQAGVGELAEAMEGVRTKVEGGVRMADSAGRSLADIRQVVGRSNLLIEEIHASAKEHAMGTGHLVEMVEDIRRVAGETADQVGLTSEAVEQLQTLSGRLMEAIAAFKVERELTEEVKRTLLERRDEIESSLARLEALLAAQKRAEGEDPERDALEAAAEMARARVGELFEEALGRVHGERSTGEGAEETPGEDAHEHAHEHAHEHAHAHAHGGSTKEDDDEGDPGEAERERVRERVRGDETEGDIE